In one Neobacillus sp. WH10 genomic region, the following are encoded:
- a CDS encoding YheC/YheD family protein has product MITFGIMTLTMESESSYINEIARLAESYEMEVFRFIPSNINPHTLLVKGKKFDFKSNFWKDIELPIPAIIYDRCFYGDDEHSKQCLPIVSWLKSRNDITFLGYGLPNKLELYNTLKNTALSSYLPSSQSVSDPGIVLNKLNVMKKIILKPTNGSQGYGIYYVKKNEKTFHVKTEKQKKTISRIFPNEAKLIKWLKPLLKQRGYLLQPYLELSNNEQQPFDIRILLQKNEHGVWGERGRGIRTGSTGGILSNLSAGGSIITFSEWLSSLPPTKGEYIHQELEYILSKLPNILEKEFMPLFEIGVDIGVAKNGSIWILDINSKPGRKVVLHTRPYLQNTLYLAPLLYGKYLSQMEQMERKNIYEKTLSH; this is encoded by the coding sequence TTGATTACATTTGGAATCATGACATTGACCATGGAAAGTGAAAGTTCATATATAAACGAGATAGCACGACTTGCTGAATCGTACGAAATGGAAGTTTTTAGATTTATCCCATCCAATATTAATCCACATACCCTTCTGGTGAAAGGGAAAAAGTTTGATTTTAAATCAAATTTCTGGAAGGACATAGAATTACCAATCCCTGCTATTATTTACGACCGCTGCTTTTATGGAGATGATGAACATTCCAAACAATGTCTGCCTATCGTCTCCTGGCTAAAGAGCAGAAATGATATTACCTTTTTAGGTTACGGATTGCCTAATAAACTTGAATTGTATAATACCCTAAAAAACACGGCATTATCATCCTATTTACCTAGTTCTCAATCCGTTTCTGATCCAGGCATCGTATTAAATAAACTAAATGTGATGAAAAAAATCATTTTAAAGCCGACGAACGGTTCGCAAGGGTACGGTATTTATTACGTAAAGAAAAATGAAAAAACCTTTCATGTAAAAACAGAAAAACAAAAAAAGACCATCTCCAGGATTTTCCCAAACGAAGCAAAACTTATTAAATGGCTGAAACCATTATTAAAACAACGTGGTTATCTTTTACAGCCGTATCTGGAACTATCAAATAATGAACAACAGCCGTTTGATATCCGCATCCTACTGCAAAAAAATGAGCATGGAGTTTGGGGAGAACGTGGCAGAGGGATTCGTACCGGCAGTACCGGCGGAATTCTTTCAAATTTAAGTGCCGGTGGTTCAATCATCACCTTTTCAGAATGGCTTTCTTCCCTTCCACCCACAAAAGGTGAATATATACACCAGGAATTAGAATATATTCTTAGCAAGCTCCCAAATATTCTAGAAAAAGAGTTTATGCCTTTATTTGAGATTGGTGTAGATATCGGGGTAGCAAAAAATGGCTCTATTTGGATTCTTGACATCAATTCAAAGCCGGGAAGAAAGGTTGTTTTACACACCCGTCCATACTTACAGAATACCCTTTACCTAGCACCACTTCTCTACGGGAAATACCTTTCTCAAATGGAGCAAATGGAGAGGAAGAACATTTATGAGAAAACATTATCTCATTGA
- a CDS encoding YheC/YheD family protein — translation MSFSLTPIKLIPKKLTDIDDRHIQISNHLFTHLQLINDQELNITLGKKTITRKIQTVEMEANAIQLPEHLLKEFDLPTQSYKFQSMLLPEIHTLKLGPVIGLLTDFPTIKMEEPHFRSIHLFCEELHHGITEHGGFFYVFSYDKFSSQRYYFENGKWIPAQLPLPDVIYNRIHSRKLEHTEHFKQFRQKLDQFMIPFFNDRFLSKWEVYEQLKDENQLNPYIPETNIFSKEAFYDFAQKYDTIFLKPIHGSQGRNIIKLKKEADHHYSLQTSLTPLIDSFNKRYPLEEIYQHIKQFLHNRIYIIQQGITLITHDLRAMDFRVLCHKNRNNHWSVTSTVARIAAEKEFVSNLARGGTISRPSNALRTCMSHQQTLEVLTLMKELARETASVISHHSKGITGELGIDIGIDQDGKPWLIEVNSKPSKNFEDGLEKIRPSAKAIIQFCTKLAFESAIEKEEM, via the coding sequence ATGTCATTTTCATTAACCCCGATTAAACTAATACCAAAAAAACTGACAGATATAGATGATAGACATATCCAAATTTCCAACCACTTGTTTACCCATTTACAATTAATAAATGACCAGGAGTTAAACATCACGTTAGGAAAAAAAACAATTACCAGAAAAATACAAACAGTAGAAATGGAAGCTAACGCGATTCAGCTTCCGGAGCATTTGCTAAAAGAATTTGATCTTCCCACTCAAAGCTATAAATTTCAATCAATGCTTCTTCCGGAAATCCATACGTTGAAACTCGGGCCTGTGATTGGATTATTAACCGATTTCCCTACAATTAAGATGGAGGAGCCTCACTTTCGTTCCATACATTTATTTTGTGAAGAACTACATCACGGTATAACTGAGCATGGCGGATTTTTTTACGTATTTTCATATGACAAATTTTCTAGCCAAAGATATTACTTTGAGAATGGAAAATGGATTCCAGCACAGCTTCCCTTGCCTGATGTTATTTACAACCGGATTCATTCCAGAAAGCTTGAACACACTGAGCACTTTAAACAGTTTCGCCAAAAACTTGACCAATTCATGATTCCATTTTTTAATGACCGCTTTCTTTCGAAATGGGAAGTGTATGAACAGTTAAAAGATGAAAATCAACTGAATCCTTATATTCCTGAGACAAATATATTTTCGAAGGAAGCATTTTATGATTTTGCCCAAAAATATGACACAATTTTTCTCAAACCTATTCATGGTAGTCAAGGCAGAAACATTATCAAACTAAAAAAGGAAGCGGATCACCATTACTCTCTTCAAACTTCATTAACACCTCTGATTGACAGTTTTAATAAAAGATATCCTTTAGAAGAAATTTATCAACATATCAAACAATTTCTCCATAATCGAATTTATATTATCCAGCAAGGTATTACATTAATTACACATGATTTAAGGGCAATGGATTTTAGAGTTTTATGCCACAAAAATCGAAATAATCATTGGTCTGTAACCTCTACGGTAGCAAGGATTGCAGCTGAAAAGGAGTTTGTATCTAATCTTGCGAGAGGCGGGACGATTTCAAGGCCTTCGAATGCTTTACGAACTTGTATGAGTCATCAGCAAACTTTAGAGGTCCTGACACTAATGAAGGAATTAGCCCGTGAAACAGCTTCAGTGATTAGCCATCACTCAAAAGGAATAACGGGAGAACTTGGCATCGACATCGGCATTGACCAAGACGGAAAACCTTGGTTAATCGAAGTGAATTCTAAGCCTTCCAAAAACTTTGAGGATGGATTAGAAAAAATTAGACCGTCTGCCAAAGCAATCATTCAATTTTGTACAAAGCTTGCTTTTGAGTCTGCGATAGAGAAGGAGGAAATGTAA
- a CDS encoding YlbF family regulator, producing the protein MAVNLYDSAYALETAIRQSAEYAQLQQAYNEVNADPQARPMFDQFRQIQMNLQQKQMMGQDISEQEVQQAQATVGLVQQNQKISRLMEAEQRMSMVIGELNMIIMKPLEDLYGKM; encoded by the coding sequence ATGGCAGTTAATTTATATGATTCCGCGTATGCGTTAGAAACAGCAATCCGTCAAAGTGCCGAGTATGCACAATTACAGCAGGCATATAACGAAGTAAATGCAGACCCGCAAGCAAGACCAATGTTTGACCAGTTTCGTCAAATCCAAATGAATCTGCAGCAAAAACAAATGATGGGCCAGGATATTTCTGAACAAGAAGTCCAACAGGCACAGGCAACTGTGGGACTCGTCCAACAAAATCAAAAAATTTCGCGTCTCATGGAAGCAGAGCAGCGGATGAGCATGGTTATAGGCGAATTAAACATGATCATTATGAAGCCATTGGAAGACTTATATGGTAAAATGTAA
- a CDS encoding Cof-type HAD-IIB family hydrolase encodes MIYRLLALNIDGTLLQTNGKIHKSTKEAIEYVQQKGIYVTIVTSRSFPSARKVAKALKIKLPIITHQGAFIAATESKPIYVKRIKEDITYDTIRFLEALPCQIRLVHEQFSLANKLKLNNHLLAKTVFTTGDPVFYSQQFVTSLSEYLHDHPVTAPKIEVYFEEKRDLSDAKKAISKMFTEIEVIELDSLRLDIVPAGVSKLTGLTYLGNQLGIRRSEMVYIGNGLDDIPLIQAAGLGVSMWNAEFEVKKASDWVTRSENEHGVAYMVKEHFRKQQPIEFLRKMKIIKN; translated from the coding sequence ATGATTTATCGCTTGCTTGCGTTAAATATTGATGGCACGCTTCTTCAAACGAATGGAAAAATTCATAAGTCAACAAAAGAAGCTATTGAATATGTCCAGCAAAAAGGTATTTATGTAACAATTGTTACATCGCGCAGCTTCCCCTCAGCCAGAAAAGTGGCTAAGGCGTTAAAAATAAAATTACCCATTATCACACATCAAGGCGCCTTTATTGCTGCTACCGAGTCTAAACCGATATATGTTAAAAGAATTAAAGAGGACATTACCTATGATACAATCCGTTTTTTAGAGGCATTACCGTGCCAAATCCGACTCGTACATGAACAGTTTTCATTAGCAAATAAGTTAAAGCTAAATAATCATTTATTAGCAAAGACAGTTTTTACTACAGGAGATCCTGTTTTCTATTCCCAACAATTTGTTACTTCCTTAAGCGAATATCTACATGACCATCCGGTAACAGCACCAAAGATTGAAGTTTATTTTGAAGAAAAAAGGGATTTGAGTGATGCTAAAAAGGCAATTAGTAAAATGTTCACTGAGATTGAAGTGATCGAGCTTGATTCATTAAGGCTGGATATTGTTCCTGCTGGTGTCTCAAAGCTAACCGGACTAACTTATCTTGGAAATCAACTTGGTATCAGAAGAAGTGAAATGGTTTATATTGGTAATGGGTTGGATGACATTCCTTTAATTCAAGCTGCAGGTCTTGGTGTTTCGATGTGGAACGCCGAATTCGAGGTAAAGAAAGCTTCTGACTGGGTGACACGGTCAGAAAATGAACATGGTGTTGCCTATATGGTTAAAGAACATTTTCGCAAACAGCAGCCAATTGAGTTTTTAAGAAAGATGAAGATAATAAAAAATTAA
- a CDS encoding coproporphyrinogen III oxidase, translating into MRISIIGLEDERFNRPLQLIANLFFEETKILMADAEDIDILIKFNLQVSENISVSAELKNDNGKVFASNFQKGLIPTESEKERFKQIKNAVAHVFLTVLQNWTGITQKWGILTGIRPTKLLHRKVKEGVPLQQAHQQLKADYLITDEKIELMQQIVDRQLAVVPDLYSLQKEVSIYIGIPFCPTKCAYCTFPAYAINGRQGSVDSFLGGLHYEMKKIGAWLKEKGVRITTVYYGGGTPTSITAEEMDMLYEEMYSSFPNVENIREITVEAGRPDTITPEKLDILKKWNIDRISINPQSYTQETLKAIGRHHTVTETIEKYHLAREMGMNNINMDLIIGLPGEGISEFTHSLAETKKLMPESLTVHTLSFKRASEMTKNKEKYKVAKRDEVEKMMELAQDWTKDYGYVPYYLYRQKNILGNLENVGYSLPKQESIYNIMIMEEQQTIIGLGCGAASKFIHPITGEITHFANPKDPKSYNDGFEAYTDEKIKILEELFSEKGSPA; encoded by the coding sequence TTGCGAATTTCGATAATAGGGTTAGAGGATGAGAGATTTAACCGGCCGCTGCAGTTAATTGCCAATTTGTTTTTTGAAGAAACAAAAATTTTAATGGCAGATGCTGAAGATATTGATATACTAATAAAATTTAATTTGCAAGTCTCAGAAAATATATCTGTTTCCGCAGAATTAAAGAATGACAATGGAAAAGTATTTGCCTCTAATTTTCAAAAAGGGTTAATCCCAACCGAATCCGAAAAGGAAAGGTTTAAGCAAATTAAAAATGCCGTTGCCCATGTCTTTTTAACAGTGCTGCAGAACTGGACAGGCATTACCCAAAAATGGGGCATTTTAACTGGGATCAGACCGACCAAATTGCTTCACCGAAAAGTAAAGGAAGGGGTACCGTTACAGCAAGCACATCAACAATTAAAGGCTGATTATTTAATTACAGATGAGAAGATTGAACTGATGCAGCAAATCGTTGACCGCCAGCTTGCCGTTGTTCCTGACCTATACTCGCTGCAAAAAGAAGTCAGTATTTATATTGGGATTCCATTTTGTCCAACAAAATGTGCCTATTGTACATTTCCTGCCTATGCCATTAACGGAAGGCAAGGATCAGTTGATTCTTTCTTAGGCGGGCTTCATTATGAAATGAAAAAAATCGGTGCCTGGCTGAAGGAAAAGGGTGTCCGTATTACAACAGTCTACTATGGCGGAGGTACTCCAACGAGTATAACAGCGGAAGAGATGGATATGCTTTATGAGGAAATGTATTCTTCGTTTCCGAATGTTGAAAATATTCGTGAAATTACTGTTGAGGCAGGGCGTCCGGATACGATCACTCCAGAAAAATTAGACATCTTAAAGAAGTGGAATATCGACAGGATTAGTATTAATCCGCAATCTTATACACAAGAAACGTTAAAGGCAATCGGAAGACATCATACCGTTACCGAAACGATAGAAAAATACCATTTGGCACGCGAAATGGGCATGAATAATATTAATATGGACTTAATTATCGGCTTGCCGGGTGAGGGGATATCTGAATTTACCCATTCCTTAGCCGAAACGAAAAAGCTGATGCCTGAATCCTTGACCGTTCATACGTTGTCGTTCAAGCGGGCCTCTGAAATGACCAAGAATAAAGAGAAGTATAAGGTTGCTAAGCGTGATGAGGTCGAAAAGATGATGGAGCTTGCGCAGGACTGGACGAAAGATTACGGCTATGTGCCTTATTATTTGTACAGACAAAAGAACATTCTCGGCAATCTTGAGAATGTCGGCTACTCGCTCCCTAAACAAGAAAGCATTTATAATATTATGATAATGGAAGAGCAGCAGACGATTATCGGACTTGGTTGTGGGGCTGCGAGCAAATTTATTCATCCAATTACAGGAGAAATAACCCACTTCGCTAATCCAAAGGATCCGAAATCCTATAATGACGGCTTTGAAGCTTATACTGATGAAAAAATAAAAATATTAGAAGAGCTATTCTCTGAAAAAGGTTCTCCTGCTTAA
- a CDS encoding long-chain fatty acid--CoA ligase yields the protein MMQTPLTMTQMIERAERYFPKKQVISRTASGIHRFTYKQIAERTRRLADSLVKLGVTKGEKVGTLAWNHHRHLEAYFAIPCMGAVLHTINIRLSPQHISYIINHSEDKVLLIDADILPLLESCAAKLKTVKAFIVMTDEKELPETTLSPVYHYEHLLAEANPEFKYPEDLDENDPAGMCYTSATTGNPKGVVYSHRGIFLHSLALGLADNAGISEKDIALTVVPMFHANAWGMPFSGVWFGATLVLPGPYFTPKLLAELIEQEKVTITSGVPTIWLGLLKELDEGSYDLSSLRGILCGGSAAPKGMIKAFEQKYNVPFMHAYGMTETSPLALFSNLKSYQEELDYEERLELRAKQGIIVPGLEIKILGKDGEVAWNGKEMGELCIRGPWIASEYYKDERTEGAFNDGWLHTGDVVTIDEEGFVKIVDRTKDLIKSGGEWISSVDLENALMAHEAVFEAAVVAVPHERWQERPLACVVLKDAYKGKTAKEELIEFLKPQFAKWWIPDDILFLEEIPKTSVGKFLKMALRDQVQKELSRKS from the coding sequence ATGATGCAAACACCTTTAACGATGACTCAAATGATTGAAAGGGCAGAAAGGTATTTTCCAAAGAAACAAGTTATATCAAGAACCGCAAGTGGCATTCACAGATTTACCTACAAACAAATTGCCGAAAGAACGAGAAGGCTTGCCGATAGTCTAGTAAAATTAGGAGTTACAAAAGGTGAGAAGGTTGGAACATTAGCATGGAATCACCATCGGCACCTGGAAGCCTACTTTGCCATTCCATGTATGGGTGCCGTGCTTCATACCATTAACATCCGATTATCACCTCAGCATATATCCTACATTATCAATCACTCAGAAGATAAAGTTCTCCTCATAGACGCAGACATCCTGCCATTACTTGAAAGCTGCGCTGCAAAATTAAAAACTGTTAAGGCATTTATCGTTATGACCGATGAAAAAGAATTGCCGGAAACAACACTCTCTCCTGTTTATCATTATGAACACCTTTTAGCTGAAGCTAATCCCGAATTCAAATACCCAGAAGATCTTGATGAAAATGATCCTGCTGGTATGTGCTATACATCTGCAACGACTGGAAACCCAAAGGGAGTTGTCTATTCCCATCGAGGTATTTTTCTGCACAGTTTGGCTTTAGGGCTTGCCGACAATGCAGGCATTAGTGAAAAAGATATCGCTCTGACTGTTGTCCCAATGTTCCATGCAAATGCCTGGGGCATGCCATTTTCAGGAGTTTGGTTTGGTGCGACCCTCGTTCTTCCAGGGCCATATTTCACACCAAAATTATTGGCTGAGTTAATTGAACAAGAAAAAGTTACAATCACGAGCGGCGTTCCAACAATCTGGCTGGGATTACTAAAGGAACTTGATGAAGGTTCTTATGATCTAAGTAGTCTAAGAGGAATTTTATGCGGTGGTTCTGCAGCACCAAAAGGGATGATTAAAGCCTTTGAGCAAAAATATAATGTGCCATTTATGCATGCATATGGGATGACTGAAACAAGTCCGCTTGCGCTCTTTTCAAATCTAAAAAGCTACCAAGAAGAATTAGATTATGAGGAGAGACTAGAATTACGGGCAAAACAAGGAATTATAGTCCCTGGTTTAGAAATAAAAATCCTTGGCAAGGACGGCGAGGTCGCCTGGAACGGCAAAGAAATGGGTGAATTGTGCATTCGCGGCCCATGGATTGCCTCTGAATATTATAAAGATGAGCGGACAGAGGGGGCATTTAACGATGGCTGGCTCCACACCGGGGACGTCGTCACGATTGACGAGGAAGGTTTTGTGAAAATCGTTGATCGTACAAAGGATTTAATTAAGAGTGGTGGCGAGTGGATTTCATCGGTAGATTTAGAAAATGCCTTAATGGCACATGAGGCTGTATTTGAAGCAGCAGTTGTCGCGGTGCCACATGAAAGATGGCAGGAACGGCCACTTGCATGTGTCGTGTTAAAGGATGCTTATAAAGGGAAAACAGCAAAGGAAGAATTAATAGAATTTTTAAAACCACAGTTTGCTAAATGGTGGATTCCTGATGATATCCTTTTCCTTGAGGAAATTCCTAAGACATCAGTTGGCAAATTCCTAAAGATGGCCTTAAGAGATCAAGTACAAAAAGAACTATCGCGAAAAAGTTAA
- a CDS encoding enoyl-CoA hydratase: protein MSTNFVTDKVNLRVDGRVATLEMNRPETLNAMDTDVIKGLVCKLKEISDSDEIDIVVITGRGRAFSAGGDIKTMLSNINESDFFPVMDCISELIITLYSMPKLTISAVSGAAAGLGFSLALATDYIIADKTSKLAMNFIGIGLIPDGGAHFFLEKRLGETKAKQVIWDGKMLSADEALKLGLIQEVADGELQQTLEARIADWLSRPVQAMIKTKKIMAEKNRPQLLKILELEKYGQQKMRETIDHQEGIKAFIEKRKPRYIGK from the coding sequence GTGTCAACCAATTTTGTAACCGATAAGGTAAATTTGCGAGTAGATGGCCGTGTTGCAACACTGGAAATGAACAGACCTGAAACATTAAATGCAATGGATACTGATGTAATTAAGGGGCTTGTTTGTAAATTAAAAGAAATTAGCGATTCAGATGAAATTGATATTGTGGTGATAACAGGAAGAGGCAGAGCCTTTTCAGCAGGCGGCGACATTAAAACGATGCTTTCAAACATAAATGAGAGCGATTTCTTTCCGGTTATGGACTGCATAAGTGAATTGATCATTACTCTTTATAGCATGCCGAAACTAACCATTAGTGCTGTTTCAGGTGCAGCTGCAGGGTTGGGATTTAGTTTAGCATTGGCAACAGACTATATTATTGCTGACAAAACAAGCAAGCTTGCGATGAATTTTATTGGCATTGGTTTAATTCCTGACGGCGGTGCTCACTTCTTTTTAGAAAAAAGATTGGGTGAGACGAAAGCAAAGCAGGTCATTTGGGATGGGAAAATGCTCAGTGCGGATGAAGCGTTAAAGCTGGGACTTATTCAAGAGGTAGCAGATGGTGAACTTCAGCAGACTCTAGAGGCACGAATCGCTGATTGGTTAAGCCGTCCTGTTCAGGCGATGATTAAAACGAAAAAAATTATGGCTGAGAAGAACCGTCCGCAATTATTGAAAATCCTGGAATTAGAAAAATACGGGCAGCAAAAAATGCGTGAAACCATTGATCATCAAGAAGGGATCAAAGCCTTTATAGAAAAAAGGAAACCGAGATATATCGGAAAGTAA
- a CDS encoding YhzD family protein codes for MKTYKLTAFEANGDKLLDETFEAENDDAAKKQGEQLLSEKDLLEKTHRCTSPSGKLLLFHS; via the coding sequence ATGAAAACTTATAAATTAACAGCATTTGAAGCAAATGGCGATAAGCTTTTAGACGAAACCTTTGAGGCTGAAAATGATGATGCAGCAAAGAAACAAGGGGAACAACTATTATCAGAGAAAGACTTATTAGAAAAGACGCATCGATGCACTTCACCAAGCGGCAAGCTGCTGCTTTTTCATTCTTAA
- a CDS encoding ABC transporter ATP-binding protein, translated as MGLKLEHVTKRFGQFTAVDDLSLTIPEKEMFGFLGANGAGKTTTFRMILGLLDSSAGKITWDNRPIDYSTSHLVGYLPEERGLYPKLKVRDQIIYLARLRGMQKNEALIELKSWLERFKIPEYENKRVEELSKGNQQKIQFIAAVVHRPKLLILDEPFSGLDPVNVEMLKNAVLTLKQKGATIVFSSHQMHHVEEMCEHLCIMQKGKPVVHGALKEIKREFGKKNLIIHAEFPLDSLKNYPGVVKATPTMEGILLQIEGERVAESILKEIVGKGFIRKFALEEPSLNDIFIEKVGNSYE; from the coding sequence ATGGGTCTTAAACTTGAACATGTTACTAAACGTTTTGGACAATTTACGGCCGTGGACGATTTATCATTAACAATTCCTGAAAAAGAAATGTTTGGGTTTTTAGGAGCAAACGGTGCCGGAAAAACAACTACGTTTCGGATGATATTAGGCTTACTCGACAGTAGCGCTGGAAAAATAACGTGGGATAATCGGCCGATTGATTATTCAACCAGCCATTTGGTCGGCTATCTGCCAGAAGAAAGAGGCTTGTATCCGAAGCTGAAAGTTCGTGACCAAATCATCTATTTAGCGAGACTAAGAGGGATGCAAAAGAATGAGGCACTTATCGAACTAAAATCCTGGCTGGAGCGATTTAAAATTCCAGAGTATGAGAATAAAAGGGTGGAGGAGTTATCCAAGGGAAACCAACAGAAAATCCAATTCATTGCGGCTGTTGTACATAGACCAAAATTATTAATTCTGGATGAGCCATTTAGCGGACTTGATCCCGTAAATGTTGAAATGCTTAAGAATGCTGTCTTAACCCTTAAACAAAAAGGGGCAACCATCGTATTCTCAAGCCATCAAATGCATCATGTGGAGGAGATGTGTGAGCATCTCTGCATTATGCAAAAAGGAAAACCTGTAGTCCATGGTGCGTTAAAGGAGATTAAACGCGAGTTTGGCAAAAAGAATCTCATTATCCATGCTGAATTTCCTTTAGATTCATTGAAAAATTATCCGGGTGTTGTAAAAGCAACACCGACGATGGAAGGAATTCTATTACAGATTGAAGGAGAAAGGGTGGCAGAGAGTATACTTAAAGAGATTGTAGGCAAAGGATTCATTCGAAAATTTGCCCTCGAAGAGCCTTCTTTAAATGATATTTTTATCGAGAAAGTAGGTAATTCTTATGAATAG
- a CDS encoding ABC transporter permease gives MNSFWIILFHTYLNKLKSKSFIVTTLLTLVLVLALTNINNIIDIFDKNGGKENVAVLDESGALYEPFKQQLKTINKDINLKLYKGSEKEAEKAVEKGDVTGVIQLRFNTEKLPEATYKAMSIADSSLFTDLQTALQQVKTMLAASQINLAPAQLQKLYEPVSFEKFALEKNAKTEEELNQARGLVYVLLFIIYFAVIMYANMIAMEVATEKSSRVMEILISSVSPIKQMFAKILGIGLLSLTQLAVFLIIGYYSLSKNMESLKDGFFGVYGFGDIPVMTIVYAVIFFILGYFLYATLAAFLGSLVSRIEDVQQMITPMTLLVVAGFMIAMFGLGKPDAPFITATSYIPFFTPMIMFLRVGMLTIPAWEAILGIVILVATIAVLAIFGARVYRGGVLMYGKSNSYKDIKKALQLTKNE, from the coding sequence ATGAATAGTTTTTGGATTATCTTATTTCATACTTATCTAAACAAACTAAAAAGTAAATCGTTTATCGTTACGACACTTCTGACGCTTGTTCTCGTATTAGCCCTGACAAATATCAATAATATCATAGATATTTTCGATAAAAATGGAGGAAAAGAGAATGTTGCAGTGTTGGATGAAAGCGGGGCACTTTATGAACCTTTTAAACAGCAATTAAAAACAATTAACAAAGATATTAATCTAAAGCTTTACAAGGGTAGTGAAAAAGAGGCGGAAAAAGCTGTAGAAAAAGGTGACGTTACAGGAGTTATTCAGTTGCGATTTAATACAGAAAAACTGCCGGAAGCGACCTATAAAGCAATGAGTATCGCAGATTCCTCACTTTTTACCGATCTTCAGACGGCATTGCAGCAAGTAAAAACGATGCTGGCAGCTTCACAGATTAATTTGGCTCCTGCTCAACTGCAAAAGCTTTATGAACCAGTTTCTTTTGAGAAATTTGCGCTCGAGAAAAACGCCAAAACAGAAGAGGAACTCAATCAGGCTCGGGGACTCGTATACGTTCTGCTGTTTATTATTTATTTCGCTGTCATCATGTACGCTAATATGATTGCGATGGAGGTAGCGACAGAAAAGTCCTCAAGGGTAATGGAAATATTAATTTCGAGTGTATCGCCAATCAAGCAAATGTTTGCAAAAATATTGGGGATTGGACTATTAAGTCTGACGCAATTAGCAGTATTTCTGATTATTGGATACTACTCGTTATCAAAAAACATGGAATCATTAAAAGATGGCTTTTTTGGTGTATACGGGTTTGGCGATATTCCAGTAATGACCATCGTATATGCCGTAATTTTCTTTATCCTCGGCTACTTCCTTTATGCCACTCTTGCTGCCTTTTTGGGCTCTCTTGTCAGTCGGATTGAAGATGTGCAGCAGATGATTACGCCGATGACGTTACTTGTGGTGGCAGGATTTATGATTGCTATGTTTGGGCTTGGTAAACCTGATGCACCATTCATTACAGCAACGTCTTATATTCCATTCTTTACACCAATGATTATGTTTTTACGTGTTGGAATGCTGACAATACCTGCATGGGAAGCAATCTTGGGAATCGTTATTCTTGTTGCAACCATCGCTGTATTAGCCATATTTGGTGCCCGTGTCTATCGAGGCGGCGTCTTAATGTATGGGAAGTCTAATTCCTATAAAGATATTAAAAAGGCACTGCAATTAACTAAAAACGAATAA